Within the Echinicola sp. 20G genome, the region AGAGTAGATCCAGAGGTGGCTGGTGGTGGCTATTTTTATGACTTGGCATCACATCAGTTGGATTTCCTTGATTTTGCTCTGGGGCCAATTAAAAAAGTCAAAGGTTTTAAGACAAACCAAGCTGGAATTTATGAGGCAGAAGATTTGGTTTTAGCCACTTTTGAATTTGAATCGGGAGTTTTGGGATCCGGGAACTGGTGTTTTACATCAAGTAAGGTTTCAGAAATAGATAGCACCATTATTTATGGAAGTAAAGGCCAGATCAGTTATGAGACATTTGGTAATGGTCAGTTGATATTGGATAGTGAAATAGAGGGAAAAAAGGTATTCGAATTTGATTTACCTAAACATATTCAAAGTATTTTAATTCAGGATATTGTGGGTGATATGTTAGGAATAGCTTCAAGTCCTTCTATTGGAAAGTCAGCAGCTAGAACAAATTGGGTGATGGATCAGATTGACCGTTGACTTTTCTTTATATGCCTAAATTACTGTATTTATATTTTATAGATTTATAAACCTATATTAATTGTTTATATGTTTTTAAGCATATAAATTGATTTTATAGGTTTTTAAACCTATATTTGAATTGCATCAAGTTTTAAGTTATGCAAAAAGCGACAGTCATCTCGGGAGATATTGTGTCCTCTACCAATTTGGTGTTGGAGGATCGGGCGATGCTAGAAGTGCGCTTAAAGGAATTGTTGGGAGCATTGACTGATAAATTTGGAACATTTGGTAGACTCATCAAAGGTGATTATCTCGAATGCGTTTGCAAAGCCCCTCAAGATGCACTTCAGGTAGCCTTAGCGATCAAGAGTTTTGTCAAGTCAATTGAAGTACAGCAAGCTGATTCGAGAAAGGATAATATTCGGATCAAGTTGTTCAAAACGCACGGAATTCGATTGGCTATTGGTTATGGCGACTTGCAAAGGTATGATCCTGAAAAAGGGATCATGGATGGAGAAGCAGTATACTTAGCAGGAAGGTTGATTAACCAATCGGCTTCGACCCATGGAAAGGAAAGGGTGGTGATCAAAAACACTTTGTTTTTCACTTCCCATAAGGAAAACCTTAATGAGCAGTTTGAACCTATAATGGCATTGTTGGATGTTTTGTTGAGTAAAGCTACTTCCCGGCAATGTGAAGTATTGTATTGGAAATTAATGGGCAAGAACGAAGATGAGATTGCAGAAAAGTTGGGGATTAGCCAGTCAGTGGTCAATCAGCACAGCACAAGCGTAGGCTGGAATAGCATAGAGAAGACGGTGGAATATTTTGCTAAAACCCTTAAAAAAGACATTCAATGAATTTAGGTCAATTTTTAGCTTTGCAATTTATCGCTCATGTTCTGGCAGATTTTTTTTTCCAAACAGACAGATTGGCGATTCAAAAAAATGAACTGGGTTTTCGAAGTCCATTTTTAAAGTGGCACATATTGATCGTGTTTTTGTTTTCTTGGGGATTGTCATTCCAGACCAGGTTTGTGTATGGTGCTTTGATCATTGCTTTGACTCATTTTATGATTGATGGCATTAAGCCCTGGATCAACAAGAATAAGATAGTAGGTCGATATTATTTTTTTATTGATCAGGCTTTGCATGTTTTAATGTTGGTCAGTGTGACAGTGTGCTATGCCTATTATGCTGAGTTGGATGCGTGGGTGAATATTCCCATTGGGATAAAGGGGTTGATTGGGGTTTTTGCGTATTTACTTTGTCTAAAACCGGCCAATATATTTATCAAAGAGATGTTCAGAGCTTATCAAATCAGTGTGCCGGGAACGGATGACCTTCCCAATGCCGGTAAACTGATTGGTGTTTTAGAAAGGGTTTTGGTCTTGACTTTTATTCTATTGAGACAATTCGAAGCTGTTGGGTTTTTAATAGCCGCAAAGTCAATCCTTCGATACAAAAACGATGATACCATCAAAACAGAATATGTATTGATCGGCACGATGTTAAGTTTTGGCATAGCTGTTTTACTGGGCCTATTGATTGGTTTTGTATAATCTATTTGAATTTTAATACATCAACTTTTAAATAAAATTTTGGTATGAAGTACTTGCTATTGGTGTTTGTAATTGTTTCGGGACAGGTTTCCGCTCAGATTTTTAATGAAAAAGAAATGGAGGCCAAAATTAAAGAAGTGACAGTTTTTCTTAATGGGGCCCAAATTAACCGGTCTGGAAAATCCACAATACCTAAAGGGAAGTCTATTTTAAAAATCAAATCTTTATCACCTCATATTGATGATAAGAGTATTTTAGTAAAAGCCAAAGGGGATTTCACCATTTTGTCTGTCAACCATCAGTATGATTATTTGAATGATTTAAAAAAAGATGAGCAGTTGTCAGACTTGGAAAATCAACTGGAAGCAATAGATAGGCAGTTGGAAGTGAACCTTTCTAAATTAACTGTTCTCCATGAAAAAGAAAGTCTACTAAATGCCAATAAAAACTTAGGTGGAAGGGATAATGGAGTTTCTTTGACTGAATTAAAGCAGGCAATTGATTTTTTTGGACAAGAGACTGAACAAATTAAAAAGGGAGAGCTTGATATTAAAGAATCAGATAAAATACTTAATAAACAGAAAGAAAGGCTTCAAAAGGAAATTGCTGAGGTGAAGGGCAAGGAGGAGTTCCCCAGTAGCATAATAGAAATTCGTGTAGAATCACTTTCTGAGGTACAAGGAAGCTTTGATATTACGTATTTAGTTGGATTTGCCGGCTGGTATCCAAAATATGATGTAAGGGTGGAAAATATCTCCCAGCCACTTCAGCTTAAATATAGGGCAGAGGTTTATCAGAATACCGGGGTAAATTGGGATAATGTAAAGCTTAAATTTTCTAATGGAAATCCCAATCAATCAGGGTTGGCTCCCGAATTACAGCCTTGGAAACTTAATTACGCTAGAAATACCATTGTAAATAACTCTTTTTATGGCGTTTCTTCAGGGAGTGTGGGTAGGGTTTCCGGAAAAGTTTTGGATGAAATGGGACAGGCTATACCGGGGGTTAATGTGATCGTGGATGGAACCTCAATTGGGACTGTCACCGATATCGATGGTAGGTATGATATTACTTTGCCACATGGGGCTAAAGAACTTAAATATACTTTTGTAGGCTATCAGCCGAAGCTGATTCCAATACAATCTTCAGCAATGACCGTACAATTGGAGCCGGATAATGTAGCACTTGAAGAAGTGGTTGTTGTTGGGTATGAGGTACAAAACAAATTACAGGGGAAAGTGATGGGGCTTATGGCAGGAAACTCCAGGAAAGAAGATAGCTGGAATTGGCAAGCAGAGTCTTTGCCTACGACCACCATTGAAAACCAAACCACTGTGGAGTTTGAAGTGGAAACTCCCTATTCCATTAAATCGAATGGAGAGATGCTTTCAGTAGACCTTAATACTTATAATATTGAAACAAAGTTCGAATATTTTGCTGTACCAAAGCTAGATAAAGATGCTTTTCTGGTAGCCAAAATAACCAATTGGGATCAATATAATCTGTTGGAAGGGGAAGCAAACCTTTACTTTGAGGATGCCTACGTGGGAAGATCCATTTTGGACGCAAAATCATTAAGTGATACACTTTCTATTTCCCTAGGTAGGGATAGGAGTATTGTAATAGGCAGGGAGAAAATTGACGAGTTTTCCGAAAGAAAGATTCTTGGTAGCAATAAGGTGGAAAGCCGGTCATATAAACTGATTGTCAGAAACAAGAAATCTCAGGCCATAAATCTGACACTATTAGACCAGGTTCCTGTTCCTGTACTAAATGATATTAGTGTAACTCATTTGGAACTATCCAAAGGAAACTTGGAAGAGAAAACAGGTAAGATCACATGGGATATGCAAGTTGAACCAAACTCTCAGAAAGAGCTTAAGTTGATCTATGAAGTGAAATATCCTAAACGAGAAAAAGTGATTTTGGAATAAATAAATTGGCTTGGATTTAGTAAATTAATTTATAGTTGATTGATTTTCAGAACCAAAATGATTTTCTATGAGAGCTTTTATCCCAGTGGTGATAGGCTTGGTGTTATTTTCATGCCATGAACCTAAGAGAGACCAAAATGAAAATACTGGTAATCTAAAAGAACTAAGCAGCTCCAAAGTTGGTGAAATCATTGACCTTACCTATGCCTTTTCCGATAAGACGATCTATTGGGTAACATCAAAAGAGTTTGAGTTGGAGGAAGTGGCAAAAGGGCAGACGGATAAAGGTTATTTTTACGCCGCCAATAACTTTGAGACTTCAGAGCATGGTGGGACACATATAGATGCTCCTGTCCATTTTGCTGAAAATGGGGTGTCTGTAGATAAAATTCCTTTGGAGCAATTGATTGGGTCGGCGGTAAAAATAGATGTTTCTGAAAAAGGATTGGCCGACCCAGACTATCAGATCAAGGTAGAGGATATCCAAGAATGGGAGAAAACAAATGGTGAGATCCCAGAAGGAAGCATAGTTCTTTTGTACTCTGGGCATAGCCAATATTATCCAGATAAGGGTAAATACTTAGGTACTACGGAAAGAGGAGCAAAGGCGGTTAAGGACCTACATTTCCCTGGCCTTTCTCCTGAAGCGGCGAATTGGTTGATGGAAAACCGAAAAATTAAATCAGTTGGAATTGATACTCCAAGCATAGATCACGGGCAATCTGTGTATTTTAAAACCCATGTGGCATTGATGACCCATGATATTCCGGCTTTTGAAAACGTAGCCAATATGGATGAATTGCCAGCAAAAGGTTTTCAGGTGATAGCTTTGCCCATCAAAATAGAAGGGGGAAGTGGAGGACCTTTAAGGATAGTGGCCATTTTGGACTAAGCTTGTGAAAAATAACTGAATGGTTTTAGCAATGTGTCAGTCTATGATGAAGTATTAAAACCTTTAAGTGGCTCTTTTTTTAATGAAAGGCGGATAGATTTTCAAACTTATTGACCAGTTGAGCCCCAATCATCTTGCTTTTTGGGGCGGTTTACCTAAATTTATACTTTATTAACCCAAAAATTACATTAATAATGACCTTTAAATACTTTGCTTCAGGAAGAATGATGGGAGGTTTAGCATTCCTAATGTCTTTACTTGGAAGTTTGACTTCTTGCGAGCCCCAACAAAAAGAGGAAACTGCTGAAACCAAGCGGCCCAATATCATTTTTATCATGTCTGATGACCATGCTTATCAGGCGATCAGCGCCTATGGATCTACATTGATCAATACGCCAAACATAGATCGAATCGCCAATGAGGGGATGTTATTTGAGAACGCCTTTGTCAGTAACTCCATTTGTGCTCCAAGTAGGGCTGTGATCCTGACCGGGAAACACAGTCACATCAATGGCTTGGTGGACAATGCTGTCCGGTTTGACAGTACTCAGGTTACTTATCCAAAGATTTTGAGGGAAAATGGTTATCAAACTGCCATGATCGGTAAATGGCACTTAAAAACCCAACCTACTGGCTTTGATTATTGGAAGGTGCTTCCGGGACAGGGGCACTATTATAATCCCGAATTTAGAACGCCTGAAGGCATTGTGTTGGACTCTGGCTATGTTACGGATTTGATTACGGATTTTGCGATAAACTGGTTGGAAGAGGCCAAAGACAAGGACAAGCCTTTTATGCTAATGTACCAGCACAAAGCTCCCCATAGAGAGTGGTTGCCTACTGAGGAAAACTTCAGAAACTATACCCAAAAAGAATTCGCAGAACCTGAAAGCTTGTTCGATGATTATGAGGGAAGAGGTAGGGCTGCCAAAGAAGCTGAAATGAGAATTTCTACGCATATGGGCTTAACCAACGACAGCAAAATTCATCCGGATATTGTTGAGAAATTAGGTTACAAAGAGTTTATCAACTGGTATTCTGGTGCTTACCATGGCAATTTGGACAGGATGAGTCCAGAAGAGAGAGCAGCTTGGGAAGAGGTTTATGGACCAATTAATGAAGCATTTGAGAAAGCAGACCTTCACGGTGATGAGCTGACCAAATGGAAATACCAAAGGTACATGCAGGACTACTTGGCCAGTATTGAATCTGTAGATGAAAATGTGGGCAGACTTTTGGATTATTTGGAAGAGAATGGTTTGGCTGAAAATACCATCATTATCTATACTTCAGATCAGGGTTTTTACTTGGGAGAGCATGGCTGGTTTGATAAGCGTTTTATGTACGAAGAGTCGTTTAGAACTCCTTTGATGATCAAATGGCCAGGTGTTATCACAGCAGGAAGCAAAAATACTGATTTGGTACAAAACCTTGATTTTGCAGAAACCATGTTGGATGCAGCTGGAGTAGACATTCCAGAAGAGATGCAAGGCAAAAGCATGTTGCCTTTGCTAAAAGGTGAGAAGGTGGAGTGGAGAGATGCACTTTATTATCACTACTATGAATACCCCGGCATTCATGCTGTAAAAAGACATAATGGTGTAAGGACTGATCGCTATAAGCTTATTCATTTTTATTATGATATTGACGAATGGGAGCTTTATGACCTTCAGGAAGATCCCAAAGAGATGAACAATTTGTATGGTGACCCTGCTTATGCCGAAGTACAGGAGAATATGCACCAAAAGCTAGAGGAATTGATGAAGGAATATAAAGATGAAGTAGTTATTCCGCAGCTGTAATTCTTGGCGACAATTTTGAATAAAACCCCAATTGATCAGAGTCAATTGGGGTTTTATCTTTTGGACAAGTATGGTTCAAAAATTTGATGCTTCTGATTTCGTTTGTATAGGATGGAGAATCCATACTTATAAATGATGAAGGTAGGAATAAATAAAAGCCTAATTATTTAAGTAGGTTTATACCTAAATGTGGTATATTGGTTTACGAAAACAAGAGTACATTTTTAGTCTTTATACCCAATTATGAAGAAGATACTCCTAATAATAAGTGTGGTCATTTTTAGTGTCTATTTGATGCTTTATATTTCTCCATATTTTATTAAAAACTACTTTAATAAGCATTCAGAAGAACTTATAGGGAGAAAAGCATTTTTAGAAAAATTGAGTTTTAATCCTTTTAATGGCAAGGTACATTCTGAAAATTTCACCGTTTATGAACAGGAAGACTCTACACAGTTTTCAGGTTTTGCCAGCTTAGATATCAATATCAATTTTCTGAAAATGGTCACCGGTAATTTTCAGTTTGAAGAAGTAGCATTGGACAGCCCGTATGTCCATGTGGTCAATCGTACGGGGAATTTTAATTTTGATGATTTGTTGGTCTCAGAAAATTCAGAGGAAGAAGGTGAAGGGGAGAGTACCATCGCCTTTGAAATCCTGAATTTTAGGATGGACAAAGGGATTGTTACTTACTATGAAACCGAAATAGATCATGAAGTGGTCATGGATGACCTATCCTTGGAATTGCCACGTTTTGCTTACAACAGTGAATCGGCCAACATGGATATTAAATTGGTCATCAATAAGACGGGACAATTAACGGTGAAAAATGATTACTATCCCTCGCAAAATAAGCTGGATGCACGATTGTCCTTAAGGGGCTTAAAACTGGATATTATCAAACCTTATTTGAGTGATTACATGGTTTCGGAGGATTTCGAAGGAGTTTCAGGAGGGGATGTGCGTATTATTGGAAGCTTTGCTGAAGAAACCAATGTGAATATTGATGGGAAAGCTTGGGTCACTCAACTAACAGTCAAAGACACCGCTCAAAGTCCGGTTTTTGAGGCTGATTCTATAATGGTTTCTTTAAAGAATATTGATGTTTTCAAAGAGCGATATGAAGTGGGGCGCGTTTATGCAGAAAACTTTAAAATGCGCTTTGATATGTTGGACAGTACCAATAATATGATGGTGATGTTTGCTCCGATGCTAGAAGAAGGAGAAACAGAAAGTGCAAGCAATGATACAGTCCCTAAACAAGTTAATGAGACGGAATACTATTACTCTATAGACACCTTTTTGGTGGTAAATAGTAGTATGAAATACAGGGATTATGCCTTGGACGAATATTTTGAATATAATATTACCGAAATAGCGGCATTAGCTGACAATATCCGTTCAGATAGTCAAGAAGCAAAGTTAAGCAGTACTGGTGTACTGAACGTGCAGGGGAATTATAATGCCAATTTGATATTTGACCCAAATAAGCCGCTTGATTTTTCTTTGGATTTTGTGGTAAAGGGATTCCAAATGGAAGACCTTAGTCCATTCAGTATGACCTATGCGGGCCATCCTATTTTTGAAGGCAATTTGGTTTATAGTGGAAAGACTACGGTTAAGGATGGAATCATGGACAGTGAAAACAAGATAACGGTCTACGATCTTGAGGTAGGTAAGAGGGTCTCAAAAAATGTCCTCTATGTGCTGCCACTCAAATTTGGTGTGTTTTTGTTGAAGGATAAAAACGGTGTGGTTAACCTTGACCTTCCTATGGAGGGAAACCTTTATGATCCGCAATTCAAAGTCTGGCCGATCGTTTGGCAAATCATCAAGCAAAATCTGGATAAGGTGGTGTCTGCTCCAGGGAAGTTGTTGGCCAATGTATTTGGGATGAAAGAAGAGGATATCAATTACGTTGGGTTTGAGCCTTTAGATAGTTTGGTAATGGAGGAGCAACAAAAATCCTTGGATAATCTAATAGTACTGATGGATAAAAAGCCAGGATTATTGGTTGAACTTTCCTATTATGAACCCGACCAAATTGAATCCATGAATTTGGCCATGTATAAGGCTAAGAACAAGTATCTTTCCGAACAACTGGGGATAAATATGGAAGGAAATATAAAAGCGGATGAAAGGATAGCAGATAATGATATTCATTTTATAAATTATATGAAGGGCAGGTTGTTGTTAAATAACCCAGAGTTGGACAGCGCCCAATTGGTTCAATCTCCAGATTCATTGGCCCTGGAAATGATTGGTATGGAGAATGTCTTGCCTCAAGCCAAGCTTCTGGGAACTGCAAGAAGAGAAAATATTATTCACTACATCAGCACAAAGGATAGTACAAAAACCAATAAATTTTCATTTGTGGAACTGGAAGAAATACCAAAATTCCCAATTGATAAAAGTGGATTTGTAGTTACTTTTGACGTAGAATAATCGTTTAATTATCCCCCTGCCTTTATGCTTTATACCACCTTGCTTTTTCTTCATTCTATTGTAAGGTGGTTGGTTTTGGCGAGCGTTTTGGTGGCTGTTTTTCGAATTTATAGAGGTTGGTTCACTAATATGCCATTTGATAATTTTGATGAAAAATGGAATAGAATCGCAGTTTCCATGTTGCATCTCCAATTTACGATAGGAGCCCTTCTTTATTTTGTAAGTCCAATTATCAGGTATTTTTATCAGCACTATAATGAGGCTGTCCATGAAAGACAAATTAGGTTTTTTGGAATGGAGCATAGTTCTATGATGTTTCTGGCTGTTTTTGTAATCAGTATAGGAGTTTCATTGGCCAAGAAAAAAGATGAAGACCAAAAGAAGTTTAAAATATTGGGAATCTGCTACACGGTGGGCATTTTACTTATTTTGATCAATATACCTTGGCCATTTTCTCCTTTTGCAGCTAGACCTTACCTAAGGTTTTTCTGAATGCCAACTGGTTAGGTAATGGCTGCCCAAAGGATAGCCATGTCGCATTTTAGAGAGTTTATCTGCAAAAAATTATAATTTTTGGAGCAAATAAGTGGTTTGTTGACAGCCTTGACCTTTGATTTTCTTAACTAGAGAAAAGATTATTTTTAATCAGTTTTAAACTTCAGAATATGAAAAAGTTAATTTTCATCCTTGCTCTAATGATTTTCTGTTCTCTGGAAGGCTTTTCTCAGGACATAAGATTGAATGCCTATGCCCTTTATACTTTCGCTGATAAGTTTGATTCCTACTGGGATGTAGGAAATAACTACTATTACAGTGGGAAAATTGAAGATGGACTGCAGTGGGGAGGAGGATTGGAGTATCGGGTAAATGAATTGGTGGGTGTGGAATTGCTTTATTTAAGACAGGATACCAATAGCCCAACGTGGTACAGAAGAGTGGCTGGACCAGACCAGTTTACTAATTTTGATTTGGGAATAAACTACATTATGGTGGCACCTACAAGGTATTTTAAGGCAGCAGGAAGTCCCATAGAAGGATTTGGAAGTTTGATGGTGGGTGTGATGGTTGCGAGCTTGACAAACCCGGATAATAACAGGGAAGATACAGCTACTAAACTAGGTGTAGGAGCGAAGGGAGGCATGATATACTGGGGATCGGAGAAAGTGGGGATTAAATTACAAGCCCAATTGCTTTCTGCTGTACAATCGATGGGAGGAGGATTTTACTTTGGAACTGGAGGTGCAGGAGCAGGAGTGAATAGTTATTCTTCAATCTATCAGTTTAGTCTTGGAGGGGGATTAGTTCTTAAATTGAATTAAACTTAGCAAATTTATTTTTGGCCAATAGAATGTAATGCCCAATTATTTTGTGGCTGTGGTTGAGTGATTTTGGCAATTTAAGTGTCTATCGTTGCAATTAACAAAAACCATAAACTACAAAATAAGATGAAAAAACTAATTGCTGAATTTATCGGAACTTTTTGGTTGGTGCTTGGCGGCTGTGGGAGTGCTGTTTTAGCGGCAGGGTTTCCCGAGTTGGGGATTGGCTTTGCAGGTGTTGCACTTGCTTTTGGTCTTACAGTGCTGACCATGGCCTACGCCATTGGCCATGTTTCAGGATGTCATTTGAACCCAGCAGTGTCTATTGGACTTTGGGCTGGAGGTAGATTTGATTCAAAAGAGCTGTTGCCTTATATCATTGCCCAGGTTTTGGGTGGATTAGCTGGAGCAACTATACTTTATTTGATTGCTTCTGACAATCCAGCATTTGAGTTGGGAGGTTTTGCAGCAAATGGCTTTGGGGAGCACTCACCTGGAGGGTTCGGAATGCTTGCCGCATTGATTACGGAAATTGTCATGACTTTTGCATTCTTGATTGTGATCTTGGGTGCCACTCACTCCAAAGCTCCACAGGCTCTGGCAGGGGTAGCGATTGGTCTTTGTCTTACCCTGATTCATTTGATCAGTATACCAGTAACTAATACTTCCGTTAATCCGGCAAGAAGTACCAGTCAAGCTATTTTTGTTGGAGATTGGGCCTTGGGGCAATTATGGCTCTTTTGGGTAGCGCCAATCGTTGGAGCTGTTTTGGCAGGTTGGATTTACAAATACCTGTCTCCTGAAAAGGCTTAATTTGATTTATCTAATAAAATATGTGGGACCCTGTGAGTGAAAAATCACAGGGTTTTTGCCTATATATTGTTTATGGGATAAGTACTTTTGAATTAGTTTTTATAGGGTCATTAGTATTAATTCTGGACAAACAAATTATTTTCAAGCATATTGACTCAGGTACTTTTTGAAAGCTTTCTTATCTTACTTTTTGATTGGAAGATTAAGTTCAAATAAGTGCAAAATTAAAAATGGCTCATACTTTAAAATTTGGGATAATTGGCACGGGGGCAATTGCTGGACAACATGCAGCAGCGATTAGGGAATCAAAAAATAGTGAATTGGTGGCTGTATGCAGTTCTACTCCCGTCAGGGCTGAGCAAGCCAAACATAAATTTGGAGTAAGTACGTATTTTGAAATAAATCAATTTTTAGCTCATCCTGAATTGGACGTGGTTTGTATTTGTACAGCCAGTGGACATCATATGGAAGTGGTTATAAAAGCTGCTCAGGCCGGTAAGCATGTATTGGTAGAAAAGCCCATTGAAATCAACCTTTCCAGAGCAGGGGAGATGATTAAGGCTTGCCATGAAAATGAGGTGAAATTAGGGGTTGTTTTCCAAAACCGTTTTAACGAGGGGTATTTGAAACTCAAAGCTGCAGTAGAAAAGGGTGAACTGGGAAAACTGCTAATGGGCAATGCTTATATCAAATGGTTTAGGGATGAGGCTTATTACCAAAGTAGTCATTGGAAGGGGACTTTGAAAGGTGATGGAGGCGGAGCTTTTATCAATCAGGGCATCCATACAATCGATCTTTTATTGGACATTATGGGAGATGTTAAGGATATATATGGCCAGGTAAAGACAGCCCTCTATGACATTGAAGGAGAGGATTTAGGAACTGCTTTGATCAATTTCAAAAATGGAGCCATGGGGAATATTACAGCGGGAACTTCATTATACCCGGGTTATCCTGAACGATTGGAGGTATATGGAACTAAGGGTAGTGTGATTTTGGAAGCAGGGAAGGTGGTAGCTTGGAATGTTAAAGGGCAAGAGCAAAAAGCTGTTAAAGAGGAAAGCAAAGAATCGAGTGGGGCCGCAGACCCTATGGCCATTGGGCATCGTTTACATTTGTTACAAATTGAAGATATGATTTCAGCTATATTAGAAAATAAGGAGCCGTTGGTTTCAGGAGAAAAAGCCTGTAAATCCTTGGCAGTGATTAGAGGAATTTATGAAAGTTCGAATAAAGGAATTAAAGTTAAAGTTTGAAACTAATTACTTCCATAAAAAAAAAGAGGGCCATCTGCCCTCATTTTCTATTGATTTTTCATGCTATATAACAAACCCATTTCAAGGCCTCTGAGCTCGGCCAGGCCTTTTAGCCTGCCGATCCCAGTATAGCCAGGGTTAGTGGTTTTTCTTAAATCATCGAGCATTTGGTGCCCATGGTCCGGACGCATGGGAAGTGACTTCTCTCTTCTTGACTGAATCAAGATGAGCTCCTTGATCACTTCGATCATCGGGACATCACCCTCAAGGTGATTGGCTTCATGAAAATTACCTTCTTCATCTCTCTGGGTACTTCTGAGGTGGATAAAGTGAATATGATTTCCCCACTCCCTGATGATTTGGGGAAGGTCATTGTCTGCTCTAACTCCAAAGGATCCAGTGCAGAAAGTGATGCCGTTGTATTCACTGGAATTGTCTGTAAGTAACCTTTCTACATCATCTATGGTGCTGACCACTCTTGGCAGACCAAACATAGGGAAAGGTGGATCATCTGGATGGATGGCCATAAATACCCTGTTCCTTTCCGCAACAGGAATGATCTCATCCAAGAAAAGCCTCAAGTTTTCTGCCAATACCTTTTCATCGATATCCTGGTAGGTGTCCAGTACTTTTTGGAAATCTTCTACCGTGTAGCCTTCCTCAGCTCCTGGTAAGCCAGCAATAATATTTTTGGTGAGCAACTGTTTGGCATCATAACTCATGCTTTGAAAGTGCTCTTCTGCTTTTTGAATGACTTCCTTGGTATAAGAAGCAGATGCATTGGGGCGCTTGAGGATAAATAGGTCAAAGGCAGCCAAGGCCTTTAGTTCAAAACGAAGGGCTTTGGAACCATTTGGAAGCTCATAGGCCAAGTCTGTACGTGTCCAGTCGAGGACAGGCATAAAGTTATAGCATACCGTATGTATCCCTTCTGCTGCAAGGTTTTCAATGGAGGTTTTGTAATTGGAGATGTACGCTGCAAAATTCCCACTTCTTGTTTTGATGTTTTCATGTACCGGAATGCTCTCTACCACAGACCATGTCAATCCTGCGGCCTCGATGGTATCTTTTCTTTTTTTGATTTCTTCTCTACTCCAAACTACGCCATTGGGAAGATGGTGTAGCGCAGAAACTATGCCTGTAGCACCAGCTTGTGCGATGTCGGCTAAGGTTACCGGGTCATTGGGGCCATACCATCTCATGGTTTGCTCCATTTTCTTTAATGCTTTCATGCTTGGGTTTGACTTTCGATTAGAAACTTATACTCCTGCGT harbors:
- a CDS encoding LuxR C-terminal-related transcriptional regulator — its product is MQKATVISGDIVSSTNLVLEDRAMLEVRLKELLGALTDKFGTFGRLIKGDYLECVCKAPQDALQVALAIKSFVKSIEVQQADSRKDNIRIKLFKTHGIRLAIGYGDLQRYDPEKGIMDGEAVYLAGRLINQSASTHGKERVVIKNTLFFTSHKENLNEQFEPIMALLDVLLSKATSRQCEVLYWKLMGKNEDEIAEKLGISQSVVNQHSTSVGWNSIEKTVEYFAKTLKKDIQ
- a CDS encoding DUF3307 domain-containing protein, producing MNLGQFLALQFIAHVLADFFFQTDRLAIQKNELGFRSPFLKWHILIVFLFSWGLSFQTRFVYGALIIALTHFMIDGIKPWINKNKIVGRYYFFIDQALHVLMLVSVTVCYAYYAELDAWVNIPIGIKGLIGVFAYLLCLKPANIFIKEMFRAYQISVPGTDDLPNAGKLIGVLERVLVLTFILLRQFEAVGFLIAAKSILRYKNDDTIKTEYVLIGTMLSFGIAVLLGLLIGFV
- a CDS encoding DUF4139 domain-containing protein; translation: MKYLLLVFVIVSGQVSAQIFNEKEMEAKIKEVTVFLNGAQINRSGKSTIPKGKSILKIKSLSPHIDDKSILVKAKGDFTILSVNHQYDYLNDLKKDEQLSDLENQLEAIDRQLEVNLSKLTVLHEKESLLNANKNLGGRDNGVSLTELKQAIDFFGQETEQIKKGELDIKESDKILNKQKERLQKEIAEVKGKEEFPSSIIEIRVESLSEVQGSFDITYLVGFAGWYPKYDVRVENISQPLQLKYRAEVYQNTGVNWDNVKLKFSNGNPNQSGLAPELQPWKLNYARNTIVNNSFYGVSSGSVGRVSGKVLDEMGQAIPGVNVIVDGTSIGTVTDIDGRYDITLPHGAKELKYTFVGYQPKLIPIQSSAMTVQLEPDNVALEEVVVVGYEVQNKLQGKVMGLMAGNSRKEDSWNWQAESLPTTTIENQTTVEFEVETPYSIKSNGEMLSVDLNTYNIETKFEYFAVPKLDKDAFLVAKITNWDQYNLLEGEANLYFEDAYVGRSILDAKSLSDTLSISLGRDRSIVIGREKIDEFSERKILGSNKVESRSYKLIVRNKKSQAINLTLLDQVPVPVLNDISVTHLELSKGNLEEKTGKITWDMQVEPNSQKELKLIYEVKYPKREKVILE
- a CDS encoding cyclase family protein, which translates into the protein MRAFIPVVIGLVLFSCHEPKRDQNENTGNLKELSSSKVGEIIDLTYAFSDKTIYWVTSKEFELEEVAKGQTDKGYFYAANNFETSEHGGTHIDAPVHFAENGVSVDKIPLEQLIGSAVKIDVSEKGLADPDYQIKVEDIQEWEKTNGEIPEGSIVLLYSGHSQYYPDKGKYLGTTERGAKAVKDLHFPGLSPEAANWLMENRKIKSVGIDTPSIDHGQSVYFKTHVALMTHDIPAFENVANMDELPAKGFQVIALPIKIEGGSGGPLRIVAILD
- a CDS encoding sulfatase, with the translated sequence MTFKYFASGRMMGGLAFLMSLLGSLTSCEPQQKEETAETKRPNIIFIMSDDHAYQAISAYGSTLINTPNIDRIANEGMLFENAFVSNSICAPSRAVILTGKHSHINGLVDNAVRFDSTQVTYPKILRENGYQTAMIGKWHLKTQPTGFDYWKVLPGQGHYYNPEFRTPEGIVLDSGYVTDLITDFAINWLEEAKDKDKPFMLMYQHKAPHREWLPTEENFRNYTQKEFAEPESLFDDYEGRGRAAKEAEMRISTHMGLTNDSKIHPDIVEKLGYKEFINWYSGAYHGNLDRMSPEERAAWEEVYGPINEAFEKADLHGDELTKWKYQRYMQDYLASIESVDENVGRLLDYLEENGLAENTIIIYTSDQGFYLGEHGWFDKRFMYEESFRTPLMIKWPGVITAGSKNTDLVQNLDFAETMLDAAGVDIPEEMQGKSMLPLLKGEKVEWRDALYYHYYEYPGIHAVKRHNGVRTDRYKLIHFYYDIDEWELYDLQEDPKEMNNLYGDPAYAEVQENMHQKLEELMKEYKDEVVIPQL